A stretch of DNA from Vanacampus margaritifer isolate UIUO_Vmar chromosome 1, RoL_Vmar_1.0, whole genome shotgun sequence:
ATACTAAACTtggtttgttcttttttttccagactatGAAACCTTTGGTGGAAAAAAGAAGGCGCGCTCGTATTAACGACAGCCTGAACCACTTGAAAGAGTTGATTCTTCCTCTCACCGGCAGAGatgtatgttatttttaaaatttcagttGAATGAAGATGTTGTGAGATGTTAAGATAACTTGTtttaacatttgcattttttaaccATGTGCAGAAGACTCGTTACTCTAAGCTGGAGAAAGCAGACATCCTGGAGATGACTGTTAGGTTCCTCAGTGACATCCCTTCTGTCCAACATAAAAGTGAGTACTCATTCTAgaatactcacacacacaaaaagtgaagGATCTTCGGCTTTCTCAAATGTGCAATCACTGACCTAACAGCCCGACATCACCGTTTTCATTTCAGATTCCACAGACAGTTACAAAGAGGGCTACAAGGCTTGCCTCCAGCGCGTCTCTGCGCGCCTTCCCAAAAGCAGCCTGGAACCCGACGCCAGCCGGCAGGTGACCGACTTCATCCAGCGCTCCACGGCGGCCAACGTCAACCGGCAGTGCCTCAACTGCTGCAGCCAAAACTCTGCGGCTCTCCCGCACATCCAGCAGAGGCTCCTTAGCCTCAAGTCCAGCCTTGGCCACAAAACCGAGGCGGTGTCCCTGGTCAGAGCTCGCTCAGATCCACAGCACGACAGCGCCCCCATGTGGAGACCTTGGTAGATTATTCTAATGGGTCCAACAAAAGGACTATAACGCGATATATACGTGTACATATAGCATATACACTGTATGTTAAATGAGCATGACTTGTATATATTTAAGATTTACCATAAATCGACTTAGCCGAGTATTGTATACTTTCCATTTTGCGTACGCGTCGATTGTCCTGTATAAGTTGACAAATCTAGACTGTCGTATTTTGTTAAAACTCCGCATGTATGTTTTAAGTTAAATATTTGGTCTACTTTGAGAAGACTGAATGATTAAGGGCTATTGAAACAGCCCTGTAAGACCCTAAGGGTCACTCGTAGTGAATTTGCATTGTATGAATTCAGTGTTCTGAATCTGTGCAGATTGATTTTGTGGACATGTGTGTCACTACAAGTATCTCTCTTGGGATGTTGTTATTTCGCAATTTTCAGCGAATTCTGTATTTATGTAAtgtatataaaaacaataaaactgcGACACCGTGGTAATATTGTGCGTTTGTCTCTTTTCTTCCATGCTGTCGAATTTTAAGTTAGTACACCCCcctcatatttttcaaaataattgtcTTTTTATGGGACACCACTGAAGAAATAACACTTTGCAGTACAGCTTGCATACCGTGTTAAAATAACTTACCATACATTTATAAACCACTGGCAACATATGTGAGTACACCTCTAAGTGAAACTGACTAAAACGTGCCTATTTTGATTATATTTGTGTGGCCACCATTCATTTCCCAGAAAACCAGTTAGTACTGACGTTATCACAttgactggtttgtgaacaatatttgagagaaacggtgatattgtgtatgtggaataAGTTTTAGATCTTAGAGTATATCTCgtaaaaatgggagcaaaaacaagtgttgcgtttatatttttcttgagtctacccatccatccatctatctatttttCTATTGGTTACTGCTGCCCTCTAACGGCCACTGGTGTTATTGCCACGGTGGGTTGCGTTCACGGGCTCGGTCAGCGTGGTCGCGTTCAAATGACCGATGGAAGCAAAATGGCTGTTGGCGTGACACTTCCCAACTAAACCACAGATACGTTTGACGGAATCTCTTGTCCAGCACATCGAGTTTCCTTTCACCCGTGAGAAatctttcatatatatatttttcaaaatcacttCCGCCTCGTTTTATTGTCGATAAATCCCGGATACTGTGCGAGTTGTTGCAAGTGTCGTTTTCTCCATCAGGAAAGAGGACATTCTCAACAGCATCATGTCTGCGACGAAGCTTCTAGACGCCGCCTCATCCCTTCAGCTATGCAGGTAGGACGTGTTACTTATGTTTATTACGACGTGgtcttacttttatttttgttattaaacgTGTGACAAAGAAACACATGCACGGAACTCACGTATGCCGGCGACCGTCCGTCGCGAGACTTTACGTCACTCGCCGGTTAATCTGCTTTATTGGTTTTACAAGCTTTATGTTTCCATCCACGTTTTCGTTTTTGGTCACTATGTCAAAGATGATTAACAGTGATAGCATACCACGTCATACAGGATGTGTTAGGGGGTGATAAAGCATTTTTCTTTCGTTTTTGTCACTCATCGTGTCGCATATATCACTAAAACATTACACGTTAAACACGTACACGATGACGACACCATGTAGCATGCTGCTCACGTCTTTATTGAGTAGGAAAATGTGTACAAGGGGAAACTGTAACCTGATTTTCATGAATCGGCTTCATGTCCCAGCAGCAAACCCTGCACCGTTATACTTTCGTTCCCCAACAGGGGGCGCAGAACTCacaatcttctttttttccccacactcactcacacattaGTGTTAAACACACAGCTAAGGTGTTTGCTCGGCAAACACGAATTAAAGGACACATCCTGCTTTTTGCATATTTCCAATCCGTTTTCAGGTGTCGTATATGCAGTCACAAAATAAAGTTATCGACCCTCTTTATATGGGAATGTTTTCACAATTTCACTGGTTACATTGTGAGATGGGGAATTTAAAAGCTGGGCAAatgtctaaaaaagaaaaagaaaaaaagaaatcacctCAACGCAAGCACACTTGAAAAACTGGAAAAACCTGactaaaactaacacaaaattaAGCTATCGGACTCATTTtattgttagttcagtttaggAACAAAGTTGTGTGCACACATAAACTATAGATATGCAGTATATAATGTTACTGCACAGTGCATACATTTGAGCCCAGGTCATATTAATATGGTATTATATCTATTTGAACACCAGGtggcagtattttttttgtttagtagtGAAACAATTGGCTTGAAAGACTTGTCAAGATTCTTGTCAAAGGGAGAAGTTTgcatttgctgttttaaaactGCAGTTTAGATTTAATTGTATCCTCACTTCACTCACCACAGTGTAAGCCTTCAggcggtgggggtgggggccgTAAGTGCGTGAGAATGATTGCCACCTCATCAGCTCTGTCTGTGGTTGGTCttaacaaaaaagacaaaaagagtgACGTTCTATGTAATAGTGGGGCAGAATTGTAGAAGAGCTCCCTCACAGACCAATTCTTGG
This window harbors:
- the LOC144063853 gene encoding transcription factor HES-2-like — encoded protein: MSPNMTCDALASFSPRPTVAKRKEALELRKTMKPLVEKRRRARINDSLNHLKELILPLTGRDKTRYSKLEKADILEMTVRFLSDIPSVQHKNSTDSYKEGYKACLQRVSARLPKSSLEPDASRQVTDFIQRSTAANVNRQCLNCCSQNSAALPHIQQRLLSLKSSLGHKTEAVSLVRARSDPQHDSAPMWRPW